A genomic region of Mus musculus strain C57BL/6J chromosome 7, GRCm38.p6 C57BL/6J contains the following coding sequences:
- the Apobr gene encoding apolipoprotein B receptor isoform X1 — protein MDFLRLRLPGLHQALRGALDSFSAFVSYLVGDTVPTVERQTQAAEELGEVTEGKVVGEEAQEVLEGLRSGQSEGVEAPEETRRCQEGSLAGEQTWGWRADSSARPQAERQDTGSWKAAEDARGQEPSVPLKPEAEPGTHRDRSSNTAQEIWEHGEEEASSGEPLRTCEQKEEEEEVVRAAESGMAEGVESQPTWHSEPGGNAGTEGQHVTEDSKEIDWVAKDMVAEIEWFGAKGIDKEEERMVPMRDGERARAQGTQCPGAESEDQAMLSREAWTVSDREGADSLGVQGTEYGSDPGDNFPGTTGRVWVLEEADKGDQQDEVDEKREAEVRFPIQTLEAERTGEMTEGHIAEEEAMGEQETEGSFEDEERQDLAIRDNGVSLEEEVRAEESSREKRNSWATEPTLVLDTEAKDEPDWEDSPEVSTEELFVGERSEAAQMTPEVLRVKVTEGQDPELVRHSQALTKQLEEGQKGQEETSGAPDLSPERVLSLKEYPGPVGFAGPELEAWGNWSRGVDRRNSQEVKADAEAGKEQTATEQAVEIRAEGGQEAQQPEVFGSGGEEALTSVALNPELEGSQGAEAGTEESVEESKPTENEAAEEEAVVPWEADGTCRKRRLEEVTLSLQDSEDTETSYLAEEIIALLPGSRLDVSVPRSRVLLSRSSSRRRSRPSFHRISVPEPQCDPPSPQPQAERPVPEQSSLQLEETPELSATKPEGTPVPARRKMLGRGFGFAHPGMMQELQARLSQPKPQ, from the exons ATGGATTTTCTCCGGCTTCGTCTCCCTGGGCTACATCAGGCTTTGAGGGGAGCACTG gACTCCTTCAGTGCGTTTGTGTCCTACCTCGTAGGAGACACAGTCCCCACAgtagagaggcagacacaggcagctgAGGAACTGGGAGAGGTGACTGAGGGGAAGGTTGTAGGAGAGGAAGCCCAGGAGGTACTGGAGGGACTTAGAAGTGGCCAGAGTGAGGGGGTAGAAGCACCCGAAGAGACTAGAAGATGCCAAGAAGGAAGTTTAGCTGGTGAACAGACCTGGGGGTGGAGAGCAGATAGCTCTGCAAGGCCCCAAGCAGAAAGGCAGGACACTGGGTCCTGGAAGGCAGCTGAGGATGCCAGGGGCCAGGAGCCAAGTGTCCcactgaagcctgaggcagagcctgggactcacagagacagGAGCAGTAATACAGCCCAGGAGATCTGGGAGCACGGTGAAGAGGAAGCAAGCAGTGGGGAGCCTCTGAGAACCTGTgaacagaaggaagaagaggaggaggtggtcaGAGCAGCAGAGTCAGGGATGGCCGAGGGGGTGGAGTCACAGCCAACCTGGCACAGCGAGCCTGGGGGGAATGCTGGCACTGAGGGGCAGCATGTGACAGAGGACAGCAAAGAGATAGACTGGGTGGCCAAAGACATGGTTGCAGAAATCGAATGGTTTGGTGCCAAAGGGATTgacaaggaagaggagaggatggTCCCAATGAGGGATGGTGAAAGGGCAAGGGCACAGGGGACACAATGCCCCGGGGCCGAGTCTGAGGACCAGGCCATGTTGAGTAGAGAGGCCTGGACAGTCTCAGACAGGGAGGGGGCTGATAGCCTAGGAGTTCAGGGAACAGAATACGGGTCAGACCCAGGAGACAACTTCCCAGGAACTACTGGGAGAGTCTGGGTCCTAGAAGAGGCTGACAAGGGAGACCAGCAGGATGAGGTCGACGAGAAGAGAGAGGCTGAAGTTAGGTTTCCGATCCAGACCCTGGAGGCTgagagaactggagagatgactgaagGCCACATAGCTGAAGAGGAGGCTATGGGAGAACAGGAAACAGAGGGCAGCTTTGAGGATGAGGAGAGGCAAGACTTAGCCATCAGGGATAATGGAGTGAGTCTAGAAGAAGAGGTACGGGCAGAAGAATCCTCCAGGGAGAAAAGGAACTCCTGGGCCACAGAGCCTACGCTAGTCCTAGACACGGAGGCTAAAGATGAACCTGACTGGGAAGACTCTCCAGAAGTCAGCACTGAGGAGTTGTTTGTGGGAGAGAGGAGTGAAGCCGCCCAGATGACACCAGAGGTATTGAGAGTAAAGGTCACTGAAGGACAGGACCCTGAGCTGGTGAGACATTCCCAGGCTTTAACTAAACAACTTGAGGAAGGACAGAAGGGTCAGGAAGAGACTAGTGGAGCTCCAGACCTGAGCCCAGAGCGGGTGCTAAGCTTGAAGGAATATCCTGGGCCTGTGGGGTTTGCAGGCCCTGAGCTAGAAGCCTGGGGAAACTGGAGTAGGGGTGTGGACCGCAGAAATAGCCAGGAGGTAAAAGCAGATGCTGAAGCAGGCAAGGAACAGACTGCAACCGAGCAGGCAGTGGAGATCCGGGCTGAAGGAGGCCAGGAGGCCCAACAGCCAGAGGTCTTCGGGTCAGGAGGAGAGGAGGCACTGACCTCCGTAGCACTTAACCCGGAGCTGGAGGGAAGCCAAGGAGCAGAGGCGGGGACAGAAGAGTCAGTGGAGGAATCCAAGCCCACAGAAAACGAGGCTGCTGAGGAGGAGGCTGTAGtgccttgggaggcagatggaacttgcaggaagaggaggctggaggaggTGACTCTGAGCCTGCAAGACAGTGAGGACACAGAGACCAGTTATTTGGCTGAGGAGATTATT GCCCTGCTCCCTGGGTCCCGCCTGGATGTCTCTGTCCCTCGGAGTCGTGTGCTCCTCTCTCGAAGCTCCTCACGGCGGCGCTCGAGGCCCTCTTTCCATCGAATCTCTGTTCCTGAGCCACAGTGTGACCCTCCCAGCCCCCAACCCCAGGCGGAGCGGCCGGTCCCTGAGCAATCCTCTCTTCAGCTAGAGGAAACTCCAGAGCTAAGTGCCACAAAGCCCGAGGGGACTCCAGTGCCAGCCAGAAGAAAAATGCTGGGGCGTGG GTTTGGCTTTGCTCATCCTGGCATGATGCAGGAGCTGCAAGCCCGACTGAGCCAGCCAAAGCCACAGTGA
- the Apobr gene encoding apolipoprotein B receptor isoform X2 — protein MDFLRLRLPGLHQALRGALDSFSAFVSYLVGDTVPTVERQTQAAEELGEVTEGKVVGEEAQEVLEGLRSGQSEGVEAPEETRRCQEGSLAGEQTWGWRADSSARPQAERQDTGSWKAAEDARGQEPSVPLKPEAEPGTHRDRSSNTAQEIWEHGEEEASSGEPLRTCEQKEEEEEVVRAAESGMAEGVESQPTWHSEPGGNAGTEGQHVTEDSKEIDWVAKDMVAEIEWFGAKGIDKEEERMVPMRDGERARAQGTQCPGAESEDQAMLSREAWTVSDREGADSLGVQGTEYGSDPGDNFPGTTGRVWVLEEADKGDQQDEVDEKREAEVRFPIQTLEAERTGEMTEGHIAEEEAMGEQETEGSFEDEERQDLAIRDNGVSLEEEVRAEESSREKRNSWATEPTLVLDTEAKDEPDWEDSPEVSTEELFVGERSEAAQMTPEVLRVKVTEGQDPELALLPGSRLDVSVPRSRVLLSRSSSRRRSRPSFHRISVPEPQCDPPSPQPQAERPVPEQSSLQLEETPELSATKPEGTPVPARRKMLGRGFGFAHPGMMQELQARLSQPKPQ, from the exons ATGGATTTTCTCCGGCTTCGTCTCCCTGGGCTACATCAGGCTTTGAGGGGAGCACTG gACTCCTTCAGTGCGTTTGTGTCCTACCTCGTAGGAGACACAGTCCCCACAgtagagaggcagacacaggcagctgAGGAACTGGGAGAGGTGACTGAGGGGAAGGTTGTAGGAGAGGAAGCCCAGGAGGTACTGGAGGGACTTAGAAGTGGCCAGAGTGAGGGGGTAGAAGCACCCGAAGAGACTAGAAGATGCCAAGAAGGAAGTTTAGCTGGTGAACAGACCTGGGGGTGGAGAGCAGATAGCTCTGCAAGGCCCCAAGCAGAAAGGCAGGACACTGGGTCCTGGAAGGCAGCTGAGGATGCCAGGGGCCAGGAGCCAAGTGTCCcactgaagcctgaggcagagcctgggactcacagagacagGAGCAGTAATACAGCCCAGGAGATCTGGGAGCACGGTGAAGAGGAAGCAAGCAGTGGGGAGCCTCTGAGAACCTGTgaacagaaggaagaagaggaggaggtggtcaGAGCAGCAGAGTCAGGGATGGCCGAGGGGGTGGAGTCACAGCCAACCTGGCACAGCGAGCCTGGGGGGAATGCTGGCACTGAGGGGCAGCATGTGACAGAGGACAGCAAAGAGATAGACTGGGTGGCCAAAGACATGGTTGCAGAAATCGAATGGTTTGGTGCCAAAGGGATTgacaaggaagaggagaggatggTCCCAATGAGGGATGGTGAAAGGGCAAGGGCACAGGGGACACAATGCCCCGGGGCCGAGTCTGAGGACCAGGCCATGTTGAGTAGAGAGGCCTGGACAGTCTCAGACAGGGAGGGGGCTGATAGCCTAGGAGTTCAGGGAACAGAATACGGGTCAGACCCAGGAGACAACTTCCCAGGAACTACTGGGAGAGTCTGGGTCCTAGAAGAGGCTGACAAGGGAGACCAGCAGGATGAGGTCGACGAGAAGAGAGAGGCTGAAGTTAGGTTTCCGATCCAGACCCTGGAGGCTgagagaactggagagatgactgaagGCCACATAGCTGAAGAGGAGGCTATGGGAGAACAGGAAACAGAGGGCAGCTTTGAGGATGAGGAGAGGCAAGACTTAGCCATCAGGGATAATGGAGTGAGTCTAGAAGAAGAGGTACGGGCAGAAGAATCCTCCAGGGAGAAAAGGAACTCCTGGGCCACAGAGCCTACGCTAGTCCTAGACACGGAGGCTAAAGATGAACCTGACTGGGAAGACTCTCCAGAAGTCAGCACTGAGGAGTTGTTTGTGGGAGAGAGGAGTGAAGCCGCCCAGATGACACCAGAGGTATTGAGAGTAAAGGTCACTGAAGGACAGGACCCTGAGCTG GCCCTGCTCCCTGGGTCCCGCCTGGATGTCTCTGTCCCTCGGAGTCGTGTGCTCCTCTCTCGAAGCTCCTCACGGCGGCGCTCGAGGCCCTCTTTCCATCGAATCTCTGTTCCTGAGCCACAGTGTGACCCTCCCAGCCCCCAACCCCAGGCGGAGCGGCCGGTCCCTGAGCAATCCTCTCTTCAGCTAGAGGAAACTCCAGAGCTAAGTGCCACAAAGCCCGAGGGGACTCCAGTGCCAGCCAGAAGAAAAATGCTGGGGCGTGG GTTTGGCTTTGCTCATCCTGGCATGATGCAGGAGCTGCAAGCCCGACTGAGCCAGCCAAAGCCACAGTGA
- the Apobr gene encoding apolipoprotein B receptor isoform X3, with the protein MDFLRLRLPGLHQALRGALDSFSAFVSYLVGDTVPTVERQTQAAEELGEVTEGKVVGEEAQEVLEGLRSGQSEGVEAPEETRRCQEGSLAGEQTWGWRADSSARPQAERQDTGSWKAAEDARGQEPSVPLKPEAEPGTHRDRSSNTAQEIWEHGEEEASSGEPLRTCEQKEEEEEVVRAAESGMAEGVESQPTWHSEPGGNAGTEGQHVTEDSKEIDWVAKDMVAEIEWFGAKGIDKEEERMVPMRDGERARAQGTQCPGAESEDQAMLSREAWTVSDREGADSLGVQGTEYGSDPGDNFPGTTGRVWVLEEADKGDQQDEVDEKREAEVRFPIQTLEAERTGEMTEGHIAEEEAMGEQETEGSFEDEERQDLAIRDNGVSLEEEVRAEESSREKRNSWATEPTLVLDTEAKDEPDWEDSPEVSTEELFVGERSEAAQMTPEALLPGSRLDVSVPRSRVLLSRSSSRRRSRPSFHRISVPEPQCDPPSPQPQAERPVPEQSSLQLEETPELSATKPEGTPVPARRKMLGRGFGFAHPGMMQELQARLSQPKPQ; encoded by the exons ATGGATTTTCTCCGGCTTCGTCTCCCTGGGCTACATCAGGCTTTGAGGGGAGCACTG gACTCCTTCAGTGCGTTTGTGTCCTACCTCGTAGGAGACACAGTCCCCACAgtagagaggcagacacaggcagctgAGGAACTGGGAGAGGTGACTGAGGGGAAGGTTGTAGGAGAGGAAGCCCAGGAGGTACTGGAGGGACTTAGAAGTGGCCAGAGTGAGGGGGTAGAAGCACCCGAAGAGACTAGAAGATGCCAAGAAGGAAGTTTAGCTGGTGAACAGACCTGGGGGTGGAGAGCAGATAGCTCTGCAAGGCCCCAAGCAGAAAGGCAGGACACTGGGTCCTGGAAGGCAGCTGAGGATGCCAGGGGCCAGGAGCCAAGTGTCCcactgaagcctgaggcagagcctgggactcacagagacagGAGCAGTAATACAGCCCAGGAGATCTGGGAGCACGGTGAAGAGGAAGCAAGCAGTGGGGAGCCTCTGAGAACCTGTgaacagaaggaagaagaggaggaggtggtcaGAGCAGCAGAGTCAGGGATGGCCGAGGGGGTGGAGTCACAGCCAACCTGGCACAGCGAGCCTGGGGGGAATGCTGGCACTGAGGGGCAGCATGTGACAGAGGACAGCAAAGAGATAGACTGGGTGGCCAAAGACATGGTTGCAGAAATCGAATGGTTTGGTGCCAAAGGGATTgacaaggaagaggagaggatggTCCCAATGAGGGATGGTGAAAGGGCAAGGGCACAGGGGACACAATGCCCCGGGGCCGAGTCTGAGGACCAGGCCATGTTGAGTAGAGAGGCCTGGACAGTCTCAGACAGGGAGGGGGCTGATAGCCTAGGAGTTCAGGGAACAGAATACGGGTCAGACCCAGGAGACAACTTCCCAGGAACTACTGGGAGAGTCTGGGTCCTAGAAGAGGCTGACAAGGGAGACCAGCAGGATGAGGTCGACGAGAAGAGAGAGGCTGAAGTTAGGTTTCCGATCCAGACCCTGGAGGCTgagagaactggagagatgactgaagGCCACATAGCTGAAGAGGAGGCTATGGGAGAACAGGAAACAGAGGGCAGCTTTGAGGATGAGGAGAGGCAAGACTTAGCCATCAGGGATAATGGAGTGAGTCTAGAAGAAGAGGTACGGGCAGAAGAATCCTCCAGGGAGAAAAGGAACTCCTGGGCCACAGAGCCTACGCTAGTCCTAGACACGGAGGCTAAAGATGAACCTGACTGGGAAGACTCTCCAGAAGTCAGCACTGAGGAGTTGTTTGTGGGAGAGAGGAGTGAAGCCGCCCAGATGACACCAGAG GCCCTGCTCCCTGGGTCCCGCCTGGATGTCTCTGTCCCTCGGAGTCGTGTGCTCCTCTCTCGAAGCTCCTCACGGCGGCGCTCGAGGCCCTCTTTCCATCGAATCTCTGTTCCTGAGCCACAGTGTGACCCTCCCAGCCCCCAACCCCAGGCGGAGCGGCCGGTCCCTGAGCAATCCTCTCTTCAGCTAGAGGAAACTCCAGAGCTAAGTGCCACAAAGCCCGAGGGGACTCCAGTGCCAGCCAGAAGAAAAATGCTGGGGCGTGG GTTTGGCTTTGCTCATCCTGGCATGATGCAGGAGCTGCAAGCCCGACTGAGCCAGCCAAAGCCACAGTGA
- the Apobr gene encoding apolipoprotein B receptor — protein sequence MDFLRLRLPGLHQALRGALDSFSAFVSYLVGDTVPTVERQTQAAEELGEVTEGKVVGEEAQEVLEGLRSGQSEGVEAPEETRRCQEGSLAGEQTWGWRADSSARPQAERQDTGSWKAAEDARGQEPSVPLKPEAEPGTHRDRSSNTAQEIWEHGEEEASSGEPLRTCEQKEEEEEVVRAAESGMAEGVESQPTWHSEPGGNAGTEGQHVTEDSKEIDWVAKDMVAEIEWFGAKGIDKEEERMVPMRDGERARAQGTQCPGAESEDQAMLSREAWTVSDREGADSLGVQGTEYGSDPGDNFPGTTGRVWVLEEADKGDQQDEVDEKREAEVRFPIQTLEAERTGEMTEGHIAEEEAMGEQETEGSFEDEERQDLAIRDNGVSLEEEVRAEESSREKRNSWATEPTLVLDTEAKDEPDWEDSPEVSTEELFVGERSEAAQMTPEVLRVKVTEGQDPELVRHSQALTKQLEEGQKGQEETSGAPDLSPERVLSLKEYPGPVGFAGPELEAWGNWSRGVDRRNSQEVKADAEAGKEQTATEQAVEIRAEGGQEAQQPEVFGSGGEEALTSVALNPELEGSQGAEAGTEESVEESKPTENEAAEEEAVVPWEADGTCRKRRLEEVTLSLQDSEDTETSYLAEEIIVGIRAVDTEEGPKWEAGLAPETELGKAWCSEGRGEAGRGTELEETTEKQSGQEVGLVGSAEKVSGYDIQEIDGTEEGEQAEMETSVMAEDIRGTDGVTLGSQAERAEGSITPMETEGLLRDQMLLEEEAGGGQSREQKVHNSEGEIQTLDDSSDQEGQQTHQIPTVAVPGPLESAEATAGAPGDVHSNWNEALLPGSRLDVSVPRSRVLLSRSSSRRRSRPSFHRISVPEPQCDPPSPQPQAERPVPEQSSLQLEETPELSATKPEGTPVPARRKMLGRGFGFAHPGMMQELQARLSQPKPQ from the exons ATGGATTTTCTCCGGCTTCGTCTCCCTGGGCTACATCAGGCTTTGAGGGGAGCACTG gACTCCTTCAGTGCGTTTGTGTCCTACCTCGTAGGAGACACAGTCCCCACAgtagagaggcagacacaggcagctgAGGAACTGGGAGAGGTGACTGAGGGGAAGGTTGTAGGAGAGGAAGCCCAGGAGGTACTGGAGGGACTTAGAAGTGGCCAGAGTGAGGGGGTAGAAGCACCCGAAGAGACTAGAAGATGCCAAGAAGGAAGTTTAGCTGGTGAACAGACCTGGGGGTGGAGAGCAGATAGCTCTGCAAGGCCCCAAGCAGAAAGGCAGGACACTGGGTCCTGGAAGGCAGCTGAGGATGCCAGGGGCCAGGAGCCAAGTGTCCcactgaagcctgaggcagagcctgggactcacagagacagGAGCAGTAATACAGCCCAGGAGATCTGGGAGCACGGTGAAGAGGAAGCAAGCAGTGGGGAGCCTCTGAGAACCTGTgaacagaaggaagaagaggaggaggtggtcaGAGCAGCAGAGTCAGGGATGGCCGAGGGGGTGGAGTCACAGCCAACCTGGCACAGCGAGCCTGGGGGGAATGCTGGCACTGAGGGGCAGCATGTGACAGAGGACAGCAAAGAGATAGACTGGGTGGCCAAAGACATGGTTGCAGAAATCGAATGGTTTGGTGCCAAAGGGATTgacaaggaagaggagaggatggTCCCAATGAGGGATGGTGAAAGGGCAAGGGCACAGGGGACACAATGCCCCGGGGCCGAGTCTGAGGACCAGGCCATGTTGAGTAGAGAGGCCTGGACAGTCTCAGACAGGGAGGGGGCTGATAGCCTAGGAGTTCAGGGAACAGAATACGGGTCAGACCCAGGAGACAACTTCCCAGGAACTACTGGGAGAGTCTGGGTCCTAGAAGAGGCTGACAAGGGAGACCAGCAGGATGAGGTCGACGAGAAGAGAGAGGCTGAAGTTAGGTTTCCGATCCAGACCCTGGAGGCTgagagaactggagagatgactgaagGCCACATAGCTGAAGAGGAGGCTATGGGAGAACAGGAAACAGAGGGCAGCTTTGAGGATGAGGAGAGGCAAGACTTAGCCATCAGGGATAATGGAGTGAGTCTAGAAGAAGAGGTACGGGCAGAAGAATCCTCCAGGGAGAAAAGGAACTCCTGGGCCACAGAGCCTACGCTAGTCCTAGACACGGAGGCTAAAGATGAACCTGACTGGGAAGACTCTCCAGAAGTCAGCACTGAGGAGTTGTTTGTGGGAGAGAGGAGTGAAGCCGCCCAGATGACACCAGAGGTATTGAGAGTAAAGGTCACTGAAGGACAGGACCCTGAGCTGGTGAGACATTCCCAGGCTTTAACTAAACAACTTGAGGAAGGACAGAAGGGTCAGGAAGAGACTAGTGGAGCTCCAGACCTGAGCCCAGAGCGGGTGCTAAGCTTGAAGGAATATCCTGGGCCTGTGGGGTTTGCAGGCCCTGAGCTAGAAGCCTGGGGAAACTGGAGTAGGGGTGTGGACCGCAGAAATAGCCAGGAGGTAAAAGCAGATGCTGAAGCAGGCAAGGAACAGACTGCAACCGAGCAGGCAGTGGAGATCCGGGCTGAAGGAGGCCAGGAGGCCCAACAGCCAGAGGTCTTCGGGTCAGGAGGAGAGGAGGCACTGACCTCCGTAGCACTTAACCCGGAGCTGGAGGGAAGCCAAGGAGCAGAGGCGGGGACAGAAGAGTCAGTGGAGGAATCCAAGCCCACAGAAAACGAGGCTGCTGAGGAGGAGGCTGTAGtgccttgggaggcagatggaacttgcaggaagaggaggctggaggaggTGACTCTGAGCCTGCAAGACAGTGAGGACACAGAGACCAGTTATTTGGCTGAGGAGATTATTGTGGGTATCAGGGCCGTGGATACCGAGGAAGGGCCAAAATGGGAAGCTGGGTTGGCTCCAGAAACAGAGCTTGGGAAAGCCTGGTGTTCCGAGGGCAGAGGGGAGGCTGGGAGAGGCACGGAGCTGGAGGAGACTACAGAGAAGCAAAGTGGACAGGAAGTTGGCTTGGTGGGCTCAGCAGAGAAGGTGTCTGGCTATGATATCCAAGAAATTGATGGGACTGAAGAGGGGGAGCAGGCAGAGATGGAGACATCTGTAATGGCAGAAGACATAAGGGGGACGGATGGTGTGACTTTAGGCTCccaggcagagagagcagaggggtcCATAACCCCCATGGAGACTGAGGGGCTCCTAAGAGATCAGATGCTGTTGGAAGAagaggctgggggagggcagTCGCGAGAGCAGAAGGTCCACAACTCAGAGGGCGAGATCCAAACGCTGGACGACTCTTCAGACCAGGAGGGGCAGCAGACACACCAAATCCCCACAGTAGCTGTGCCTGGGCCCTTGGAATCGGCTGAGGCCACGGCAGGTGCCCCAGGGGATGTTCACAGCAACTGGAATGAG GCCCTGCTCCCTGGGTCCCGCCTGGATGTCTCTGTCCCTCGGAGTCGTGTGCTCCTCTCTCGAAGCTCCTCACGGCGGCGCTCGAGGCCCTCTTTCCATCGAATCTCTGTTCCTGAGCCACAGTGTGACCCTCCCAGCCCCCAACCCCAGGCGGAGCGGCCGGTCCCTGAGCAATCCTCTCTTCAGCTAGAGGAAACTCCAGAGCTAAGTGCCACAAAGCCCGAGGGGACTCCAGTGCCAGCCAGAAGAAAAATGCTGGGGCGTGG GTTTGGCTTTGCTCATCCTGGCATGATGCAGGAGCTGCAAGCCCGACTGAGCCAGCCAAAGCCACAGTGA
- the Il27 gene encoding interleukin-27 subunit alpha isoform X1: MGQVTGDLGWRLSLLLLPLLLVQAGSWGFPTDPLSLQELRREFTVSLYLARKLLSEVQGYVHSFVSLLSAIGSGGEDTPKSHWPSLTEFNPQAESRLPGVNLDLLPLGYHLPNVSLTFQAWHHLSDSERLCFLATTLRPFPAMLGGLGTQGTWTSSEREQLWAMRLDLRDLHRHLRFQVLAAGFKCSKEEEDKEEEEEEEEEEKKLPLGALGGPNQVSSQVSWPQLLYTYQLLHSLELVLSRAVRDLLLLSLPRRPGSAWDS, translated from the exons ATGGGCCAGGTGACAGGAGACCTTGGCTGGC GGCTCAGCCTGTTGCTGCTACCCTTGCTTCTGGTACAAGCTGGTTCCTGGGGGTTCCCAACAGACCCCCTGAGCCTTCAAGAGCTGCGCAGGGAATTCACAGTCAGCCTGTACCTTGCCAGGAAGCTGCTCTCTGAGGTTCAGGGCTATGTCCACAGCTTTGTGAGTCTCCTTAGCGCAATTGGGTCTGGAGGTGAGGACACCCCCAAGTCCCACTGGCCCTCACTAACAGAATTTAACCCTCAGGCTGAATCTCGATTGCCAGGAGTGAACCTGGACCTCCTGCCCCTGGGATACCATCTTCCCAATGTTTCCCTGACTTTCCAGGCATGGCATCACCTCTCT GACTCTGAGAGACTCTGCTTCCTCGCTACCACACTTCGGCCCTTCCCTGCCATGCTGGGAGGGCTGGGGACCCAGGGGACCTGGACCAGCTCAGAGAGGGAGCAGCTGTGGGCCATGAGGCTGGATCTCCGGGACCTGCACAGGCACCTCCGCTTTCAG GTGCTGGCTGCAGGATTCAAATgttcaaaggaggaggaggacaaggaggaagaggaagaggaggaagaagaagaaaagaagctgcCCCTAGGGGCTCTGGGTGGCCCCAATCAGGTGTCATCCCAAGTGTCCTGGCCCCAGCTGCTCTATACCTACCAGCTCCTTCACTCCCTGGAGCTTGTCCTGTCTCGGGCTGTTCGGGACCTGCTGCTGCTGTCCCTGCCCAGGCGCCCAGGCTCAGCCTGGGATTCCTAA
- the Il27 gene encoding interleukin-27 subunit alpha precursor yields MGQVTGDLGWRLSLLLLPLLLVQAGSWGFPTDPLSLQELRREFTVSLYLARKLLSEVQGYVHSFAESRLPGVNLDLLPLGYHLPNVSLTFQAWHHLSDSERLCFLATTLRPFPAMLGGLGTQGTWTSSEREQLWAMRLDLRDLHRHLRFQVLAAGFKCSKEEEDKEEEEEEEEEEKKLPLGALGGPNQVSSQVSWPQLLYTYQLLHSLELVLSRAVRDLLLLSLPRRPGSAWDS; encoded by the exons ATGGGCCAGGTGACAGGAGACCTTGGCTGGC GGCTCAGCCTGTTGCTGCTACCCTTGCTTCTGGTACAAGCTGGTTCCTGGGGGTTCCCAACAGACCCCCTGAGCCTTCAAGAGCTGCGCAGGGAATTCACAGTCAGCCTGTACCTTGCCAGGAAGCTGCTCTCTGAGGTTCAGGGCTATGTCCACAGCTTT GCTGAATCTCGATTGCCAGGAGTGAACCTGGACCTCCTGCCCCTGGGATACCATCTTCCCAATGTTTCCCTGACTTTCCAGGCATGGCATCACCTCTCT GACTCTGAGAGACTCTGCTTCCTCGCTACCACACTTCGGCCCTTCCCTGCCATGCTGGGAGGGCTGGGGACCCAGGGGACCTGGACCAGCTCAGAGAGGGAGCAGCTGTGGGCCATGAGGCTGGATCTCCGGGACCTGCACAGGCACCTCCGCTTTCAG GTGCTGGCTGCAGGATTCAAATgttcaaaggaggaggaggacaaggaggaagaggaagaggaggaagaagaagaaaagaagctgcCCCTAGGGGCTCTGGGTGGCCCCAATCAGGTGTCATCCCAAGTGTCCTGGCCCCAGCTGCTCTATACCTACCAGCTCCTTCACTCCCTGGAGCTTGTCCTGTCTCGGGCTGTTCGGGACCTGCTGCTGCTGTCCCTGCCCAGGCGCCCAGGCTCAGCCTGGGATTCCTAA